A genomic segment from Cyprinus carpio isolate SPL01 chromosome A4, ASM1834038v1, whole genome shotgun sequence encodes:
- the LOC109044975 gene encoding alpha-N-acetylgalactosaminidase isoform X2 has translation MLRHVTHTHTELWSAAEPSRSAVTPHQRPTEDPASGSGMQRSAVFFVLALCKAAYALENGLMRTPPMGWLAWERFRCDTDCLTDPDNCISEHLFMEMADRLSEDGWRELGYVYINLDDCWSSMLRDSQGRLQADPKRFPRGIAHLAQYVHDRGLKLGIYGDMGTHTCGGYPGTTLDKIQTDAQTFADWGIDMLKLDGCYSNSSYQEQGYPMMSKALNATGRPIGYSCSWPAYQGGLPPKVNYTLLAQICNLWRNYGDIQDSWDSVLNIVDWFFDNQDVLQPAAGPGQWNDPDMLIIGDFGLSMDQSRAQMALWAIMAAPLFMSNDLRTISSGARAILQNKIAIGINQDRLGIQGRRLIKKKSGMEVFWRPLAKGASALVFLSRRSDMPYRYMTSLKELSYKTGVYEAYDVFSERLLPQLKDSTEFVVSVNPSGVVMWYIYPVAEWKKEAGPGRFSEKLIGPKSHQHANEVDAPLLL, from the exons ATGCTGCGtcacgtgacacacacacacacggagctgTGGTCAGCAGCAGAACCGAGCCGCTCCGCAGTCACACCTCATCAGAGACCGACGGAAGACCCAGCATCCGGTTCCG gAATGCAGCGCTCGGCAGTGTTTTTTGTTCTGGCGCTCTGCAAGGCCGCCTATGCTCTGGAGAACGGGCTGATGAGGACCCCGCCGATGGGCTGGCTGGCCTGGGAACGCTTCCGCTGCGACACCGACTGCCTGACGGACCCCGACAACTGCATCAG TGAGCATCTGTTCATGGAGATGGCTGACAGACTGTCGGAGGACGGCTGGAGAGAGCTGGGATACGTCTACATCAACCTCGACGACTGCTGGTCCTCAATGCTGAGAGACAGTCAGGGCCGACTGCAGGCCGACCCCAAGAG GTTCCCGCGAGGCATCGCTCATCTGGCGCAGTACGTTCACGACCGCGGCCTGAAGCTGGGCATCTACGGAGACATGGGCACTCACACCTGCGGCGGATATCCAGGAACCACGCTGGACAAGATCCAGACGGACGCGCAGACCTTCGCCGACTGGGGCATCGACATGCTGAAGCTGGACGGCTGCTACTCGAACTCGTCCTACCAGGAACAAG GCTACCCAATGATGTCAAAGGCCCTGAACGCTACGGGACGTCCCATTGGCTACTCCTGCAGCTGGCCCGCCTACCAGGGCGGCCTCCCGCCGAAG GTGAACTACACGCTGCTGGCTCAGATCTGTAACCTGTGGAGGAACTACGGTGACATCCAGGACTCGTGGGACAGCGTTCTGAACATCGTCGACTGGTTCTTTGATAATCAGGACGTCCTGCAGCCGGCGGCCGGACCGGGACAGTGGAACGACCCCGACATG CTGATCATTGGAGACTTCGGCCTCAGCATGGACCAATCACGTGCTCAGATGGCTCTGTGGGCGATCATGGCCGCGCCCCTCTTCATGTCTAACGATCTGCGTACGATCAGCAGCGGCGCTCGCGCGATCCTGCAGAATAAGATCGCCATCGGCATCAATCAGGACCGCCTGGGCATCCAGGGCCGACGCCTGATcaaa AAGAAGAGCGGGATGGAGGTGTTCTGGCGGCCCCTGGCTAAAGGAGCCAGCGCTCTGGTGTTCCTCAGCAGGAGGTCTGATATGCCGTATCGCTACATGACGTCTCTGAAGGAGCTGAGCTACAAGACTGGAGTCTATGAG gcGTATGACGTGTTTTCGGAGCGGCTCTTGCCTCAACTGAAGGACAGCACAGAATTCGTGGTGTCTGTAAACCCGTCTGGTGTGGTCATGTGGTACATCTATCCAGTAGCTGAGTGGAAGAAAGAGGCGGGGCCTGGTCGTTTCAGTGAGAAGCTGATAGGGCCAAAGTCCCATCAACATGCTAATGAGGTCGACGCCCCCCTGCTGCTTTGA
- the LOC109044975 gene encoding alpha-N-acetylgalactosaminidase isoform X1 has protein sequence MLRHVTHTHTELWSAAEPSRSAVTPHQRPTEDPASGSGMQRSAVFFVLALCKAAYALENGLMRTPPMGWLAWERFRCDTDCLTDPDNCISEHLFMEMADRLSEDGWRELGYVYINLDDCWSSMLRDSQGRLQADPKRFPRGIAHLAQYVHDRGLKLGIYGDMGTHTCGGYPGTTLDKIQTDAQTFADWGIDMLKLDGCYSNSSYQEQGYPMMSKALNATGRPIGYSCSWPAYQGGLPPKVNYTLLAQICNLWRNYGDIQDSWDSVLNIVDWFFDNQDVLQPAAGPGQWNDPDMLIIGDFGLSMDQSRAQMALWAIMAAPLFMSNDLRTISSGARAILQNKIAIGINQDRLGIQGRRLIKEKKSGMEVFWRPLAKGASALVFLSRRSDMPYRYMTSLKELSYKTGVYEAYDVFSERLLPQLKDSTEFVVSVNPSGVVMWYIYPVAEWKKEAGPGRFSEKLIGPKSHQHANEVDAPLLL, from the exons ATGCTGCGtcacgtgacacacacacacacggagctgTGGTCAGCAGCAGAACCGAGCCGCTCCGCAGTCACACCTCATCAGAGACCGACGGAAGACCCAGCATCCGGTTCCG gAATGCAGCGCTCGGCAGTGTTTTTTGTTCTGGCGCTCTGCAAGGCCGCCTATGCTCTGGAGAACGGGCTGATGAGGACCCCGCCGATGGGCTGGCTGGCCTGGGAACGCTTCCGCTGCGACACCGACTGCCTGACGGACCCCGACAACTGCATCAG TGAGCATCTGTTCATGGAGATGGCTGACAGACTGTCGGAGGACGGCTGGAGAGAGCTGGGATACGTCTACATCAACCTCGACGACTGCTGGTCCTCAATGCTGAGAGACAGTCAGGGCCGACTGCAGGCCGACCCCAAGAG GTTCCCGCGAGGCATCGCTCATCTGGCGCAGTACGTTCACGACCGCGGCCTGAAGCTGGGCATCTACGGAGACATGGGCACTCACACCTGCGGCGGATATCCAGGAACCACGCTGGACAAGATCCAGACGGACGCGCAGACCTTCGCCGACTGGGGCATCGACATGCTGAAGCTGGACGGCTGCTACTCGAACTCGTCCTACCAGGAACAAG GCTACCCAATGATGTCAAAGGCCCTGAACGCTACGGGACGTCCCATTGGCTACTCCTGCAGCTGGCCCGCCTACCAGGGCGGCCTCCCGCCGAAG GTGAACTACACGCTGCTGGCTCAGATCTGTAACCTGTGGAGGAACTACGGTGACATCCAGGACTCGTGGGACAGCGTTCTGAACATCGTCGACTGGTTCTTTGATAATCAGGACGTCCTGCAGCCGGCGGCCGGACCGGGACAGTGGAACGACCCCGACATG CTGATCATTGGAGACTTCGGCCTCAGCATGGACCAATCACGTGCTCAGATGGCTCTGTGGGCGATCATGGCCGCGCCCCTCTTCATGTCTAACGATCTGCGTACGATCAGCAGCGGCGCTCGCGCGATCCTGCAGAATAAGATCGCCATCGGCATCAATCAGGACCGCCTGGGCATCCAGGGCCGACGCCTGATcaaa GAGAAGAAGAGCGGGATGGAGGTGTTCTGGCGGCCCCTGGCTAAAGGAGCCAGCGCTCTGGTGTTCCTCAGCAGGAGGTCTGATATGCCGTATCGCTACATGACGTCTCTGAAGGAGCTGAGCTACAAGACTGGAGTCTATGAG gcGTATGACGTGTTTTCGGAGCGGCTCTTGCCTCAACTGAAGGACAGCACAGAATTCGTGGTGTCTGTAAACCCGTCTGGTGTGGTCATGTGGTACATCTATCCAGTAGCTGAGTGGAAGAAAGAGGCGGGGCCTGGTCGTTTCAGTGAGAAGCTGATAGGGCCAAAGTCCCATCAACATGCTAATGAGGTCGACGCCCCCCTGCTGCTTTGA